From Slackia heliotrinireducens DSM 20476:
AGTACGTATTGGAACGAGACGACTTGAGGTGATCTGCATGGCTGATGAGTACCAAGGCAAGTACAAATTGCTCAAACCGGTATTTCTCATCGGCTTTATGGGTGCGGGGAAAACCAGCGTGGCACAGTATCTGGCGAACGTGCTCGGTTTGGCTTCCATCGATGCCGACGAGTATTTGGAACTAATGGAGGACAGGGTCATAGCGGACATCTTCGCGGAAGACGGTGAGGATTATTTTCGGGATATAGAGACCAGGCACCTCGAGGAGCTGGCGAAGCGCAAGTTGGTGCGTCTGATCGCGACGGGCGGCGGCGTCATCAAGCGTCCGGCGAACATTGAAATCATGCATTCGTACGGCTATACGGTCTACCTTGGCGTTACCGCAGATGAAGCGGCCGAACGAATTCCGAACACCGAATCGCGACCGCTTTTCAAGAACATCGACGTGGCACGCAAGACCGTGCTGGAGCGCATGCCCCTCTATGAGGCCGCAGCGGATGCGTACGTGGAAACCACAGGCCGCAAGGTGCCCGACATTTGCCGGGAAGTTGCGTTGCGCCTGATAGATTCCGGCGTGTTGGTGAAGGTTTCCTAGCTGAAAAACCGCACTGTGGTACGAACGCCGCCGACAGAGGCTGAGCCTCATATCGGTGGCGTTTTTCATTTTTTTTCGACCCATTACGTAAAAACGGCCCGCCGATTTGAACTGAACTGGGAGACGGTTCAATTTGGCGGGCCGCAGGCGGGTGCATTTGCGTGGCTCTAGGAGAGTTTGGCACCACAATTGGCGCAGAACGCATCGGCTCCAGGCGTGTAGGGCGTGCCGCATGATGGGCATACGGTGCCGCCGTCGGCAGACGCTTGCTGCTCGGCGGGCGCCGAAACCGGCGCAGCAGGAGCCGCGGGTGCAGAGGTTGCTTGGGCGGCTTGGAATTCCTTCACGTTGGTGCCGCAGCTCATGCAGAAGGTGTCCCCCGCATTCATGGGAGCCCCGCATTTGGGGCATGCAGCCTGGCCAGGTTGCATGACGGGTGCGCTTGCTGCGGCGCGGACCTGATCGATGGGAAGGCCGCAGGTCATGCAGAACATGTCGGTGGCACCGACTCGGCCGCCGCACTTGGGGCAGATGAAAACCTGCGCCTGCGCTTGCTGGAGGCGCTGCTGCTCTTCGATCTGGGCGATTTGAGCATTGATGGCGTCGCGCTGGGCGTCCAAGGCGGCAATACTGTCGTAGAGTCCTTCGCGACCCGCGCGCAACTCGGGATTGTCCCTTGTCATTTCGTACAGGCTGGCCCCAAGCTGTGCAGAAAGCGCCTGACGTTGCTTGTTGATGTCGTTGAGCTGGTTCTTCAGCCTGAACGTTTCAGTAGTGCGGCCAGCGGAAGCGACACCGCGGTTCACGCTGGAAGAAAGATTATCGAGGAAACCCATGCTTGCGCCTTCCGTCCGATGCGTCAGAATCTGTGGAACGCATCTATAATAGCGGTTTTAGGCGAGGCTGTCATTTCGGCTCTTACCCATGGATGCGCAAGAGGCGGCGTATGCGCTACGCATCGACCTGGACGATCATGAACACCGTGTCGCGGGCAAGTTCGAGGCGATCGCCAGCTTGCAGGCGAACGTCCTGCGCAACATATCCGTCGCCACGCTGGTCGCGAGGCGGCTCGATGACGGTCCGTGTGCGGTCTTCGCCGCTTACCAGGACCGATCCGTTTCGGGAATTCAATCCTCGGGCATACCAGACGCCTTCGCCGTTCCGATAGATCAGCAGATGATGCCGGGATACGGTCTGTTCAACATCGGCAATCGAGTTGGCGGCGGTGGCAAGATAGCCGATTTCAGTTCCTTCGTCATCGGTGTTCAGCACATAGGCGCTGCCGCGCATACGGTTGCCCACTACTCGGAAGAGCGCCAGGCGCACGTCTTCGAACCCTTCGTCCTCTTCGGTTTGCGGAAGGTCGGTCACGACGGATGTCTGGGTCACCGATTTCGAGCCGAATGCGCGCTCGGCCATCGACAGCACATGTTCGGCTGCGATGCGGGGGTCTTGGCGCAGGCCCGTTTCGACGAACAGCAGGACCAGAAGGTATGCGCGGTCCACGTCGTTGGCTCCCGAAGCGGACTTCAGATACTGTACGGCGTTGAGGTACAACACGTCGTTGAGCTGGTAATTCCGGCATGCATCCGCCATGGCAAGCGCTCCGTCGCCAGAGAAATGATCGGAAATCTGGTTGACGGACAGCCCCCGTCCTTGGCTGGAGCGCATGGCGGAGAAGAGCGCGTACGCCGCCTTGTCGAAGGGGACGAATGCTGAGGCTGGCAGGTCACCAGGCTTGCTGTGGACGATGGAACGCGACAAGAAGGACTTGTCGTCGGCCCGTTGCTGCAGGCTGCGCCCGCCCGCGATGGGCCGGTCGGACAGGACGTTGACGGCTACGTCGCGGTTGCTGATGCCCGCAAAGCCTTTGAACGTGTCGAACAGCACGCCGCAGGGCGTTTCGTTATCGACGGCCATACGATCAGGACCTCCTTCGAATGACGATGGCCCACAGGGCGCCAATCGTCATGAACACGGCTATTGATGCCAGCGCCACGCCGGCAACGGGTTGGGCGGTATACACCGTCCAATCGGTGATATGCACAAGCAGAAGCACGGCAGTTTCCAGAGCGATAAGCACGCAGGTGCCCACCAGGAGCTTCGAACCAAGGGATTCGCCCAGATAGTAGAAGGGCACCGAAAGCAAAGGCGGGATGATGCAGAACAACATGGCCATCGGAGCGCCTATCGTGCCGGAGACGGTTTTGTCGAACAGCGTCAGGGACGCATCGATGCCGCTGATGCAGCCTGCAACAATGATTGACACGGCCGCGATGAGGCTTGCAGTCATGATGACGGGTGCGGTTATGGGGCGTTTGGCGCGGACCTCGTCACGCACCAGCGGTGTTGAACTGGGGGTGGCGGTCATGGTCCGGCCGACACCGCCAGAGCGGAGGTGCTGGGTTGCGGCTCCTGTGGGGAACTGCGCCTGGCCGGTTGCACGGAGCACGGTTGCCTGCCCGCGAACGGGTGCGCCCAGCGAAATCTGCTGGGTTTGAACGGGAGCCACGGCGTTCACATCGATGAACGGCAGCAGCATCTGGCCGCGGTATCGACGTACGATGTTGTCGGTGTAGTTGTCGACGAAGCGCTCGAGCATGCCGCGCATCTCCCAGACCTGCGCACGGCTGTCCTGCTCGTTGGCCAGGCCTTTCAACAGGATGCGGCCAAGCTGCTGGTCGACCACGTTTGCAGCGGCGATGAGTTTGGACGTGTTCACGGCGCCGGCCGATGACAGGGTGCGGTATGCCTCGATGAGTTCGGGCTGCCCCTCGATACCCTGCTCAGGCGTCAGATCGATGTGCATGGAGCTCGGTAAGGGGATGGCGTGCTCCAGTTTGTAACGGTAGTACGACCCTGGATCCTCGGAGAGTTTTCCCAGGCGATAGGGGGTTTCTCCGCACAAGAGCTCGTACAGCACGCTGCTGATGGCGTACACGTCGATGAGCGGCGAACGGCGCAGCCGGTCCAGGTTGGGCAGGTCGTTGGTGAGCATCTCCGGAGGGGCGTATTCGGGCGTCGCACGGCGGACGACGCTGGTCAGTCGCGTAAAAGAGGGGTCTTGGTGCAGATTGACCTGCGTGGATGACCCGAAGTCGATGAGACACAGGTCGAA
This genomic window contains:
- a CDS encoding shikimate kinase; the encoded protein is MADEYQGKYKLLKPVFLIGFMGAGKTSVAQYLANVLGLASIDADEYLELMEDRVIADIFAEDGEDYFRDIETRHLEELAKRKLVRLIATGGGVIKRPANIEIMHSYGYTVYLGVTADEAAERIPNTESRPLFKNIDVARKTVLERMPLYEAAADAYVETTGRKVPDICREVALRLIDSGVLVKVS
- a CDS encoding zinc ribbon domain-containing protein, with translation MGFLDNLSSSVNRGVASAGRTTETFRLKNQLNDINKQRQALSAQLGASLYEMTRDNPELRAGREGLYDSIAALDAQRDAINAQIAQIEEQQRLQQAQAQVFICPKCGGRVGATDMFCMTCGLPIDQVRAAASAPVMQPGQAACPKCGAPMNAGDTFCMSCGTNVKEFQAAQATSAPAAPAAPVSAPAEQQASADGGTVCPSCGTPYTPGADAFCANCGAKLS
- a CDS encoding FHA domain-containing protein, which encodes MAVDNETPCGVLFDTFKGFAGISNRDVAVNVLSDRPIAGGRSLQQRADDKSFLSRSIVHSKPGDLPASAFVPFDKAAYALFSAMRSSQGRGLSVNQISDHFSGDGALAMADACRNYQLNDVLYLNAVQYLKSASGANDVDRAYLLVLLFVETGLRQDPRIAAEHVLSMAERAFGSKSVTQTSVVTDLPQTEEDEGFEDVRLALFRVVGNRMRGSAYVLNTDDEGTEIGYLATAANSIADVEQTVSRHHLLIYRNGEGVWYARGLNSRNGSVLVSGEDRTRTVIEPPRDQRGDGYVAQDVRLQAGDRLELARDTVFMIVQVDA
- a CDS encoding protein kinase domain-containing protein yields the protein MTQPENTSLSDMRILELDSFEVPFPMSESQQERYRRRFLTLLVPEGSDDRGGSGYVCKVANPEGETFAMKRVLRPMRTPSMDEASYKRTVTAQTAAFRREFENQQRLSGLKGFPKLYGYGIAEGEPLIVMEWVEGETCKKAAGLRAVDPKGTRVEPVTVAKLGMALFDLIARFEYLDDSFAHRDISPNNIMLRTDEKSVSEQVESGEFDLCLIDFGSSTQVNLHQDPSFTRLTSVVRRATPEYAPPEMLTNDLPNLDRLRRSPLIDVYAISSVLYELLCGETPYRLGKLSEDPGSYYRYKLEHAIPLPSSMHIDLTPEQGIEGQPELIEAYRTLSSAGAVNTSKLIAAANVVDQQLGRILLKGLANEQDSRAQVWEMRGMLERFVDNYTDNIVRRYRGQMLLPFIDVNAVAPVQTQQISLGAPVRGQATVLRATGQAQFPTGAATQHLRSGGVGRTMTATPSSTPLVRDEVRAKRPITAPVIMTASLIAAVSIIVAGCISGIDASLTLFDKTVSGTIGAPMAMLFCIIPPLLSVPFYYLGESLGSKLLVGTCVLIALETAVLLLVHITDWTVYTAQPVAGVALASIAVFMTIGALWAIVIRRRS